The proteins below come from a single Gordonia pseudamarae genomic window:
- a CDS encoding lysophospholipid acyltransferase family protein — protein sequence MGSAAPAVDPAPVRPSPVTPLSVVPDRVGSGDPGRVAVAPDSGLHPWYPLSPCGTECIDEQRNRVSTMRMAVRVLRVAAVILSAVCAWPVVAVSPALARRRFLRGLSRRVLRALGLTVVIDDRRPFASHTRGLVVANHVSYLDIPAVAMISPASFVAKAEIACDPVSAVPARIFGTIRVERNSLRQLPATVRTVTERLEADASVVVFPEGTTRCGTSIGTFAPAFFQAAIDAGVPVLPIGLEFATASGHRGAAAFIGDDTPWDTLRRVLRTRGLSVRVTVHESQLAGEDRRELAARCARLIAGA from the coding sequence ATGGGTTCGGCGGCGCCGGCGGTCGATCCCGCACCCGTTCGCCCGTCGCCGGTGACACCGCTCTCGGTGGTCCCGGACCGGGTCGGGTCCGGTGATCCGGGCCGGGTGGCCGTCGCGCCGGACAGCGGATTGCATCCGTGGTACCCGCTGAGTCCGTGCGGTACGGAATGTATTGACGAGCAGCGAAACCGGGTGTCGACGATGCGGATGGCCGTACGGGTGCTGCGGGTGGCCGCGGTTATCCTGTCGGCGGTCTGCGCGTGGCCGGTGGTCGCGGTGTCGCCGGCCCTGGCGCGCCGGCGGTTCCTGCGCGGGCTGTCGCGGCGGGTGCTGCGGGCGCTCGGGCTGACCGTGGTGATCGACGACCGCCGGCCGTTCGCCTCCCACACCCGCGGACTCGTCGTGGCCAACCACGTCTCGTATCTCGACATCCCGGCCGTGGCGATGATCAGCCCGGCCTCCTTCGTGGCCAAGGCCGAGATCGCATGCGACCCGGTCTCGGCCGTGCCGGCCAGGATCTTCGGGACCATCCGCGTCGAGCGGAACTCCTTGCGGCAGTTGCCGGCAACTGTTCGCACCGTGACCGAGCGGCTGGAGGCCGATGCGTCGGTGGTGGTGTTCCCGGAGGGAACCACCCGCTGCGGTACGAGCATCGGCACGTTCGCCCCGGCGTTCTTCCAGGCGGCCATCGACGCGGGTGTGCCGGTGCTCCCGATCGGGCTGGAGTTTGCCACGGCGTCGGGACATCGCGGGGCGGCCGCGTTCATCGGGGACGACACGCCCTGGGACACACTGCGCCGGGTGCTGCGCACGCGGGGCCTGAGCGTGCGGGTCACCGTGCACGAGAGCCAACTGGCCGGTGAGGACCGCCGCGAACTCGCGGCCAGGTGCGCACGGCTCATCGCAGGCGCGTGA
- a CDS encoding GNAT family N-acetyltransferase encodes MTTTAGPVGAGRAPATGEPIAMLSAGPVRVLLSDAPADIVAAQRLRYRVFSEEPGFSDRIGDHDTGRDADRFDDFAQQLIVRHDDDGVIGCARLLAPVRAAAAGGWYSATEFDLRALDPIAARTVEMGRACVDSAHRSGSVTALMWASVLRYLDLTGLRYVMGSVSVPLRGSLGAPRGAELRSVRDRLVERHLAPWRTEPLVPPRVDGTALDDIAPYPETALPPLLRGYLRLGARVCGEPAVDEVFDVGDFLTVIDRDGATRRYLDRLTSTVTRLAGSGGR; translated from the coding sequence ATGACCACGACAGCGGGGCCGGTCGGAGCCGGTCGCGCGCCCGCCACCGGCGAACCGATCGCGATGCTCAGCGCCGGCCCGGTGCGGGTGCTGCTCTCCGACGCCCCGGCCGACATCGTCGCCGCCCAGCGGCTACGGTACCGGGTGTTCAGCGAGGAGCCGGGCTTCTCCGACCGCATCGGTGACCACGACACCGGCCGGGACGCCGACCGATTCGACGACTTCGCGCAGCAACTGATCGTCCGGCACGACGACGACGGGGTGATCGGTTGCGCGCGGCTACTGGCACCGGTGCGGGCCGCGGCGGCCGGCGGCTGGTACTCGGCTACCGAATTCGACCTGCGGGCCCTGGACCCGATCGCGGCGCGGACCGTCGAGATGGGCCGGGCATGCGTGGACTCGGCCCATCGCAGCGGCTCGGTGACCGCCCTGATGTGGGCGTCGGTGCTGCGCTACCTCGATCTGACCGGGCTGCGATATGTGATGGGTTCGGTGTCGGTTCCGTTGCGCGGCAGCCTCGGCGCCCCGCGCGGTGCCGAACTTCGTTCGGTGCGTGATCGGCTCGTCGAGCGCCATCTCGCGCCGTGGCGGACAGAACCGCTGGTGCCTCCGCGTGTCGACGGCACGGCACTCGACGACATCGCGCCGTACCCGGAGACGGCGTTGCCGCCGTTGCTTCGTGGCTACCTGCGCCTGGGTGCCCGGGTGTGTGGGGAGCCGGCGGTGGACGAGGTGTTCGATGTCGGGGACTTCCTGACCGTCATCGACCGGGACGGTGCCACCCGCCGCTATCTCGACCGACTCACCTCCACGGTGACCCGGCTGGCGGGATCGGGCGGCCGGTGA
- a CDS encoding electron transfer flavoprotein subunit alpha/FixB family protein, which yields MAEVLVLAELDAEGGLKKATGELITAARELGTPSAVVAAGPGTADGVIDALKEAGAEKIYVAESDTITGILISPKVDVLASIAESVSPAGIIVASSTDGKEIAGRLAVRLGSGVLADVVAIKEGGVGVHSIFGGSFTVEVQAKGEVPVFSLRPGAVDAVAQAGAGERVDVEVPEQAENAVKIVKAEPNVGGDRPELTEASIVVSGGRGVGSAEKFSVVEALADSLGAAVGASRAAVDSGYYPGQFQVGQTGKTVSPQLYIALGISGAIQHRAGMQTSKTIVAVNKDEEAPIFEISDFGVVGDLFNVAPQLTEAVNARK from the coding sequence ATGGCAGAAGTACTCGTTCTCGCCGAGCTCGACGCCGAGGGTGGCCTGAAAAAGGCAACCGGCGAGCTCATCACCGCCGCCCGTGAACTGGGCACCCCGTCGGCCGTCGTGGCCGCCGGTCCCGGCACCGCCGACGGCGTCATCGATGCCCTCAAGGAGGCCGGCGCCGAGAAGATCTACGTCGCCGAGTCCGACACGATCACCGGCATCCTGATCAGCCCGAAGGTTGACGTCCTCGCCTCGATCGCCGAGTCGGTCTCTCCTGCCGGGATCATCGTTGCCTCCAGCACCGACGGCAAGGAGATCGCCGGCCGTCTCGCGGTGCGCCTGGGTTCGGGTGTGCTGGCCGACGTCGTCGCCATCAAGGAAGGTGGCGTGGGCGTGCACTCGATTTTCGGTGGTTCGTTCACCGTCGAGGTGCAGGCCAAGGGCGAGGTTCCCGTGTTCTCACTGCGTCCGGGTGCTGTCGACGCGGTCGCGCAGGCCGGTGCCGGTGAGCGTGTCGACGTCGAGGTCCCCGAGCAGGCCGAGAACGCCGTCAAGATCGTCAAGGCCGAGCCGAATGTCGGCGGCGACCGTCCGGAGCTGACCGAGGCGTCGATCGTCGTCTCCGGCGGTCGTGGTGTGGGTTCGGCGGAGAAGTTCTCCGTCGTTGAAGCCCTCGCCGACTCGCTCGGTGCCGCCGTCGGCGCATCGCGTGCGGCTGTGGATTCCGGCTACTACCCGGGTCAGTTCCAGGTCGGTCAGACCGGCAAGACCGTGTCGCCGCAGCTGTACATCGCCCTGGGTATCTCGGGCGCCATCCAGCACCGCGCCGGCATGCAGACCTCGAAGACCATCGTGGCCGTCAACAAGGACGAAGAGGCCCCGATCTTCGAGATCTCCGACTTCGGTGTCGTCGGTGACCTGTTCAACGTCGCACCGCAGCTGACCGAGGCCGTCAACGCTCGTAAGTGA
- a CDS encoding electron transfer flavoprotein subunit beta/FixA family protein yields MTNIVVLIKQVPDSGSERQLSDDFSLDRSIDPVIDEINEKAVEAALQIKEANGGEVTVLTAGPAGATDAIRKALSMGADKAIHIQDDALHGSDAVQTAYVLARALGTVEGVELVIAGNEATDGRVGAVPAMIAEYLELPHLTSLRSLKVEGETVTGERETDEGIFTLEGELPAIVSVNEKINEARFPSFKGIMAAKKKEIAVVSLAEIDVEGDDVGATNAGSEVLSATPKPPKQAGERVADEGDGGTKVVEFLVSQKII; encoded by the coding sequence ATGACAAACATTGTGGTTCTGATCAAGCAGGTTCCCGACAGCGGTTCCGAGCGCCAGCTCAGTGATGACTTCTCGCTGGATCGCTCGATCGATCCCGTGATCGACGAGATCAATGAAAAGGCCGTCGAAGCCGCTCTGCAGATCAAAGAGGCCAACGGCGGTGAGGTCACCGTACTGACCGCAGGCCCCGCCGGCGCGACCGACGCGATCCGCAAAGCACTGTCGATGGGCGCGGACAAGGCCATCCACATCCAGGACGACGCGCTGCACGGCTCCGACGCCGTCCAGACCGCCTATGTCCTGGCCCGCGCGCTGGGCACCGTCGAGGGTGTCGAGCTGGTCATCGCCGGCAACGAGGCCACCGACGGCCGCGTCGGAGCGGTTCCGGCGATGATTGCCGAATACCTGGAGCTCCCGCACCTGACATCGCTCCGTTCGCTGAAGGTCGAGGGTGAGACCGTCACCGGTGAGCGTGAGACCGACGAAGGCATTTTCACCCTCGAAGGGGAGTTGCCGGCCATCGTCAGCGTCAACGAGAAGATCAACGAGGCACGCTTCCCGTCGTTCAAGGGCATCATGGCTGCCAAGAAGAAGGAGATCGCGGTCGTCAGCCTCGCCGAGATCGATGTCGAGGGTGATGACGTAGGCGCCACGAACGCGGGCAGCGAGGTTCTCTCCGCCACTCCGAAGCCGCCGAAGCAGGCCGGTGAGCGTGTCGCCGATGAAGGTGACGGCGGTACCAAGGTCGTCGAATTCCTGGTCTCGCAGAAGATCATCTAG
- a CDS encoding class I SAM-dependent methyltransferase: MTLHHESAAQDATAPDTQLALTGERTVPGIAEENYWFRRHEIAYTSILDECRGKTVLEAGSGEGYGASMVATVAESVICVDYDTSAVEHTRRRYPELTVHQGNLIELPIADAAVDIVVNFQVIEHLWDQPQFVAECLRVLRPGGRLLISTPNRITFSPGRDTPLNPFHTRELNAAELTELLVDGGFEVETMFGVYHGAALIALDEKWGGSIIDAQIERSLAGVPWPAELTDDVAAIATDDFDVLDTTRGTGDIDASLDLFAVAVRP; the protein is encoded by the coding sequence GTGACCCTTCACCACGAATCGGCAGCACAAGACGCCACGGCGCCGGACACGCAGCTCGCGCTCACCGGTGAGCGCACCGTTCCGGGTATCGCCGAGGAGAACTACTGGTTCCGCCGCCACGAGATCGCCTACACGTCGATCCTGGACGAGTGCCGCGGCAAGACGGTGCTGGAAGCCGGTTCCGGCGAGGGCTACGGCGCATCGATGGTGGCCACGGTCGCCGAATCGGTCATCTGCGTCGACTACGACACCTCCGCCGTCGAACACACCCGCCGCCGGTATCCCGAACTCACCGTCCACCAGGGCAACCTGATCGAACTGCCGATCGCCGACGCGGCCGTCGACATCGTCGTCAACTTCCAGGTCATCGAGCATCTGTGGGATCAGCCGCAGTTCGTCGCCGAATGCCTGCGCGTCCTGCGTCCCGGCGGCAGACTGCTGATCTCCACACCCAACCGGATCACCTTCTCCCCCGGCCGCGACACCCCGCTCAACCCGTTCCATACCCGCGAGCTCAACGCCGCCGAACTCACCGAACTGCTGGTCGACGGCGGTTTCGAGGTCGAGACGATGTTCGGCGTCTACCATGGGGCGGCGCTGATCGCGCTCGATGAGAAGTGGGGCGGGTCGATCATCGACGCCCAGATCGAACGATCGCTGGCGGGCGTGCCGTGGCCGGCCGAGCTGACCGACGACGTCGCCGCCATCGCCACCGACGACTTCGATGTGCTCGACACCACGCGCGGGACCGGCGACATCGACGCCAGCCTCGACCTGTTCGCGGTGGCGGTGCGGCCCTGA
- a CDS encoding 1,4-alpha-glucan branching protein domain-containing protein yields the protein MLHSHLPWLANHGRWPVGEEWLYQSWASSYLPVFEVLRGLAADGYRAQMSLGITPVLAAQLDDPHCLSSMHEWLADWQLRSMEAAVSRDGDRRELGHREYRASAHALREFETQWRHGGSPQIRALIDSGVIELLGGPLAHPFQPLLDPRLRRFSLREGLADAHARWRYDPPGIWAPECAFTPGMEREYAAAGIGHFMVDGPSLHGDTALGRPVGDTDVVAFGRDLSVSYRVWSPKSGYPGHAVYRDFHTYDHETGLKPSRVTGRTVPSDQKKPYDPSRIESVLDKHVDDFVGHVRERLIAESARIGRPALVIAAFDTELFGHWWHEGPMWLDKVLRRLPEVGVNVGTLAGARRAGYVGEPVNLPASSWGSGKDWRVWNGPQVQHLVQLNAEVVETALNTVDKRLAGIGTRDRVADQIVRETLMTVQSDWPFMVSKDTAAGYAVDRAHKHAHATREICDAAARGKDEQAARLAESWARADNLFAGIDARRLVAEALLSGEPLRDPALGDTTLTGDATRTSAAETTKAAGTDTDGGTATCVC from the coding sequence GTGCTGCACTCGCACCTGCCGTGGCTGGCCAACCACGGCCGCTGGCCCGTCGGCGAGGAGTGGCTGTACCAATCGTGGGCGTCGTCGTATCTGCCGGTGTTCGAGGTGCTGCGCGGCCTGGCCGCCGACGGCTACCGCGCCCAGATGTCGCTCGGCATCACCCCGGTGCTCGCCGCCCAACTCGACGACCCGCACTGTCTGTCGTCGATGCACGAATGGCTCGCCGACTGGCAGTTGCGGTCGATGGAGGCCGCCGTGTCCCGCGACGGCGACCGCCGTGAACTCGGCCACCGCGAATACCGCGCGTCGGCGCACGCGCTGCGCGAGTTCGAGACGCAGTGGCGCCACGGTGGCAGCCCGCAGATCCGCGCGCTCATCGACTCCGGCGTCATCGAACTGCTCGGCGGACCGCTTGCACATCCGTTCCAGCCACTGCTCGATCCGCGACTGCGCCGGTTCTCACTACGTGAGGGCCTGGCCGACGCGCACGCCCGCTGGCGATACGATCCGCCCGGGATCTGGGCACCCGAATGCGCGTTCACACCAGGTATGGAACGCGAGTATGCCGCTGCGGGCATCGGGCATTTCATGGTCGACGGCCCCAGCCTGCACGGCGACACCGCGCTCGGTCGGCCCGTCGGCGACACCGACGTCGTCGCATTCGGCCGGGACCTGTCGGTCAGCTACCGCGTATGGTCACCCAAATCCGGTTATCCGGGGCATGCGGTGTATCGCGACTTTCACACCTACGACCACGAGACCGGACTCAAACCGTCCCGGGTCACCGGCCGCACGGTGCCGTCTGATCAGAAGAAGCCGTACGATCCATCGCGCATCGAGTCCGTGCTCGACAAGCACGTCGACGATTTCGTCGGTCACGTCCGGGAGCGGCTGATCGCCGAATCCGCACGCATCGGCCGGCCCGCGCTCGTCATCGCCGCGTTCGACACCGAACTGTTCGGCCACTGGTGGCACGAGGGTCCGATGTGGCTCGACAAGGTGTTGCGCAGGCTGCCCGAGGTCGGCGTGAACGTGGGCACCCTCGCCGGCGCCCGCCGCGCCGGATATGTGGGTGAGCCCGTGAACCTGCCCGCCTCGTCGTGGGGTTCGGGCAAGGACTGGCGGGTGTGGAACGGACCGCAGGTGCAGCACCTGGTGCAACTGAACGCAGAGGTCGTCGAGACCGCGCTCAACACCGTCGACAAACGTCTGGCCGGCATCGGCACCCGGGATCGGGTCGCCGATCAGATCGTCCGCGAGACGCTGATGACGGTGCAGTCGGACTGGCCGTTCATGGTGTCCAAGGACACCGCGGCCGGCTACGCGGTGGACCGGGCGCACAAACACGCCCACGCCACGCGCGAGATCTGTGATGCCGCCGCGCGCGGCAAGGACGAGCAGGCCGCCCGACTGGCCGAGAGCTGGGCGCGGGCCGACAATCTATTCGCCGGGATCGACGCTCGCAGACTGGTGGCGGAAGCACTACTCTCGGGCGAACCGCTGAGGGATCCAGCACTGGGCGATACAACACTGACCGGGGATGCCACCCGCACCTCGGCCGCCGAGACCACGAAAGCGGCCGGCACGGACACTGACGGGGGGACTGCCACATGCGTGTGTTGA
- a CDS encoding glycosyltransferase family 4 protein, whose product MRVLMVSWEYPPVIVGGLGRHVHHLAIDLAGMGHEVTVITRRPSGTDSLTHPTTDERSDGVRVIAVAEDPHEFRFGTDMMSWTLAMGHSFVRAGLRVLAGDQETAWVPDVVHAHDWLVAHPAITLAEFFDVPLVATIHATEAGRHSGWVSGSTNRQVHSVEWWLANEADALITCSESMRDEVNRLFGPEEIQVIHNGIDVDTWPFAPRPQTAGPAELLFAGRLEYEKGVQDLLAALPRVRRTHPGTTLTIAGTGTQLDWLMETARKHKVTRSVRFVGALDHNALVAAMQRCAAIVLPSRYEPFGIVALEAAATGIPLVVSTAGGLGEAVDDGMSGFTFQPADVAGIATAIRKTLDDPAAAAVRARRARDRLTEDFSWREVAERTEGVYLAAKRRVRHAYGRPTIIERPLPERDPGK is encoded by the coding sequence ATGCGTGTGTTGATGGTGTCGTGGGAGTATCCGCCGGTGATCGTGGGGGGCCTTGGCCGCCATGTGCACCATCTGGCGATCGATCTGGCCGGGATGGGACATGAGGTCACCGTCATCACCCGCCGGCCGTCGGGCACCGACTCGCTGACCCACCCCACCACCGATGAACGGTCCGACGGGGTACGGGTTATCGCGGTCGCCGAGGACCCGCACGAGTTCCGGTTCGGCACCGACATGATGTCGTGGACGCTGGCGATGGGCCATTCGTTCGTCCGGGCGGGCCTGCGTGTCCTGGCGGGCGACCAGGAGACCGCATGGGTGCCCGATGTGGTGCACGCCCACGACTGGCTCGTCGCGCACCCGGCCATCACCCTCGCCGAGTTCTTCGACGTACCGCTGGTGGCCACCATCCACGCCACCGAGGCGGGCCGGCACAGCGGCTGGGTCAGCGGATCGACCAACCGGCAGGTCCACTCGGTCGAATGGTGGCTGGCCAACGAGGCAGACGCCCTCATCACCTGCTCGGAGTCGATGCGCGACGAGGTCAACCGGCTGTTCGGTCCCGAGGAGATCCAGGTCATCCATAACGGCATCGACGTCGACACCTGGCCGTTCGCGCCGCGCCCGCAGACCGCCGGTCCGGCCGAATTGCTGTTCGCCGGGCGCCTCGAGTATGAGAAGGGCGTGCAGGATTTGCTCGCCGCACTGCCGCGGGTACGCCGCACCCATCCCGGCACTACCCTGACTATTGCGGGCACCGGCACCCAGCTCGACTGGCTGATGGAGACCGCCCGCAAACACAAGGTGACCCGGTCGGTGCGGTTCGTCGGCGCCCTCGATCACAACGCACTGGTCGCCGCGATGCAGCGGTGCGCCGCGATCGTGCTGCCGAGCCGCTACGAACCGTTCGGTATCGTCGCCCTCGAGGCGGCCGCCACCGGCATTCCGCTGGTCGTGTCCACCGCGGGTGGACTCGGTGAGGCCGTCGACGACGGTATGAGCGGCTTCACCTTCCAACCCGCCGACGTCGCCGGCATCGCCACCGCCATCCGCAAGACCCTCGACGACCCGGCCGCCGCCGCCGTGCGCGCCCGCCGCGCCCGCGACCGCCTCACCGAGGACTTCTCCTGGCGTGAGGTGGCCGAGCGCACCGAAGGCGTCTACCTGGCCGCCAAACGCCGCGTCCGCCACGCCTACGGTCGCCCGACGATCATCGAACGCCCCCTCCCCGAACGCGACCCCGGCAAGTAG
- a CDS encoding AIM24 family protein — protein MRSPIFDQKHQVVQSHERWALQSERMLRVGFGPDALAAKGAMVAYNGVMDFSHEGAGSMTNFLKRAVTNEGGSLMRVSGQGEVFFARNAAHVFTMDLEGDAITINTSSLLAFDATLQWNITTIGNAGMLAGGLFNLQVSGHGTVGVTSEGPPLILDCSRQPTYVDPQAAICWSANLNPTIKNDFKMGSLIGRGSGESFQLAFQGPGFVVIQPSEGRPFRGA, from the coding sequence ATGCGCAGTCCGATTTTCGACCAGAAACACCAGGTGGTCCAGTCCCACGAACGTTGGGCATTGCAGTCCGAACGGATGCTGCGTGTCGGGTTCGGGCCCGACGCGCTGGCCGCCAAGGGTGCGATGGTGGCCTACAACGGGGTCATGGACTTCAGCCATGAGGGCGCGGGCAGCATGACCAACTTCCTCAAACGCGCCGTCACCAACGAGGGCGGCAGCCTGATGCGGGTGAGCGGTCAGGGCGAGGTGTTTTTCGCCCGCAACGCCGCGCACGTATTCACGATGGACCTTGAGGGCGACGCCATCACCATCAACACGTCGAGTCTGCTCGCATTCGACGCGACGTTGCAGTGGAACATCACCACCATCGGCAACGCCGGGATGCTGGCGGGCGGGTTGTTCAACCTGCAGGTCTCCGGACACGGCACCGTGGGCGTCACCAGTGAGGGTCCGCCGCTGATCCTGGACTGCTCCCGGCAGCCCACCTACGTCGACCCGCAGGCCGCGATCTGCTGGTCGGCCAATCTCAACCCGACCATCAAGAACGATTTCAAGATGGGTTCGCTCATCGGCCGCGGCTCGGGTGAATCGTTCCAGCTCGCGTTCCAAGGTCCGGGTTTCGTCGTGATCCAGCCGAGCGAGGGCAGGCCGTTCCGCGGGGCGTGA
- a CDS encoding acyltransferase, whose translation MTTMWNASYRSRWKAGRRRDPAQVRFLTLDSLRWVLRNKAYTPWYLVRYFRLAKFRLANPHVVLRGMVFLGKDVEIHATPEMSRMEIGRWVHIGDGNSIRCHEGSLRIGDKTVFGCNNVVNAYLDIEFGGSTLIADWCYICDFDHVTDNINMPIKDQGIVKGPVRIGPDTWVAAKVSVLRNTIVGRGCVLGAHSVVKGVIPDYSIAVGAPAKVVKNRNEAWAANAEQRAELERALADIERKKAAAEAKAVSEG comes from the coding sequence ATGACCACCATGTGGAATGCCTCCTACCGTTCCCGCTGGAAGGCCGGTCGGCGCCGCGACCCGGCCCAAGTGCGCTTCCTGACCCTCGACTCGCTGCGCTGGGTGCTGCGCAACAAGGCGTACACGCCCTGGTACCTGGTGCGCTACTTCCGGCTGGCCAAATTCCGGCTCGCCAACCCCCACGTGGTGCTGCGCGGCATGGTGTTCCTGGGTAAGGACGTGGAAATCCACGCCACACCGGAGATGTCGCGGATGGAGATCGGCCGGTGGGTGCACATCGGTGACGGCAACTCGATCCGCTGCCACGAGGGCAGCCTGCGTATCGGCGACAAGACGGTGTTCGGCTGCAACAACGTCGTCAACGCCTACCTCGACATCGAGTTCGGCGGATCGACACTGATCGCGGACTGGTGCTACATCTGCGACTTCGACCACGTCACCGACAACATCAACATGCCGATCAAGGACCAGGGCATCGTGAAGGGCCCCGTGCGGATCGGCCCCGACACGTGGGTCGCGGCCAAGGTGTCGGTGCTGCGAAACACCATCGTTGGCCGTGGTTGCGTACTGGGCGCGCACTCGGTGGTCAAAGGTGTGATCCCGGACTACTCGATCGCCGTCGGCGCACCGGCCAAGGTGGTCAAGAACCGCAACGAGGCGTGGGCCGCCAACGCCGAGCAGCGCGCCGAACTCGAACGCGCCCTCGCCGACATCGAACGCAAGAAGGCCGCCGCCGAGGCGAAAGCCGTATCGGAGGGCTGA
- a CDS encoding outer membrane protein assembly factor BamB family protein: protein MPAAAGAHQPGANSATGYAGRRRRAGTGFALLTTLVMLAVSACSDGHTDVRSVSAWGWSGYGGSSANANFAYPQIPDDLELRWSRPTGGPITAPLSISGNGNIGVTATTSNGCNLFVFDPRQGRKNYCKRMQDGAATNTLLVDQYDQPYVGEKGLFIAFNAGGAIRWRVPTIGIPRSARFADRGVVLVATTQGQVLLLNSQTGDQVAPELRLREDVDLDDPAFGYGDCITDGPQCPVPAPPAVDAGRQRAYLNVWPSGADASALVALDYGEKDGKRAIGQAWSSPIPGGMVGPPTLSADGSRVYAVSAPGKLVAVDTTTGDIVWTHDLGEHGFATLSVSPDGLIIPTGSVGAPLTLLRDTGDSAEQVWQRTDLAVVSLSTLTAQDTAWTVVRDAGKDSLSLTQVSVADGRTLTTIPMPGSKGFATGVAVSAAGQVATATHIGEVYLFDSARNRY from the coding sequence ATGCCTGCAGCGGCCGGGGCGCATCAGCCCGGGGCGAACTCAGCGACGGGGTATGCCGGCCGGCGGCGGCGGGCCGGAACCGGATTCGCGCTGCTGACGACGCTCGTCATGCTGGCGGTGTCGGCCTGTTCCGACGGCCACACCGACGTGCGGTCGGTGTCGGCGTGGGGCTGGTCGGGTTACGGCGGCAGTTCGGCCAACGCGAATTTCGCGTACCCGCAGATCCCCGACGATCTGGAACTGCGCTGGTCACGTCCCACCGGTGGTCCCATCACCGCACCGCTGTCGATCTCGGGCAACGGCAACATCGGGGTCACCGCCACCACCTCCAACGGCTGCAATCTGTTTGTGTTCGACCCGCGACAGGGCCGCAAGAACTACTGCAAACGGATGCAGGACGGTGCCGCCACCAACACTCTGCTCGTCGACCAGTACGACCAGCCGTACGTGGGTGAGAAGGGCCTGTTCATCGCGTTCAACGCGGGCGGCGCGATCCGCTGGCGGGTCCCGACGATCGGTATCCCGCGCTCGGCCAGGTTCGCCGACCGCGGTGTGGTGCTGGTGGCCACCACGCAGGGGCAGGTACTGCTGCTCAACTCGCAGACCGGCGATCAGGTGGCTCCCGAACTGCGGCTGCGCGAGGACGTCGATCTCGACGATCCGGCTTTCGGTTACGGCGACTGCATCACCGACGGCCCGCAGTGCCCGGTCCCGGCACCTCCGGCCGTCGATGCCGGCCGTCAGCGCGCCTACCTGAACGTGTGGCCGTCCGGTGCGGACGCGTCGGCGCTGGTGGCACTCGACTACGGCGAGAAGGACGGCAAACGTGCGATCGGCCAGGCGTGGTCGTCGCCGATCCCCGGCGGCATGGTCGGTCCGCCCACGCTGTCCGCCGACGGCAGCCGTGTCTACGCCGTCTCCGCACCCGGCAAGCTGGTGGCCGTCGACACCACCACCGGCGACATCGTGTGGACACACGATCTCGGCGAGCACGGTTTTGCCACGCTCAGCGTCTCCCCCGACGGCCTGATCATTCCCACCGGTTCGGTCGGTGCCCCGCTCACGTTGCTCCGCGACACCGGCGACTCGGCCGAACAGGTGTGGCAGCGCACCGATCTGGCCGTGGTCAGTCTGTCCACGCTCACCGCGCAGGACACCGCCTGGACCGTTGTGCGCGACGCCGGGAAGGACTCGCTGTCACTGACGCAGGTGTCGGTGGCCGACGGCCGGACACTCACGACGATCCCGATGCCGGGCTCGAAGGGCTTTGCCACCGGTGTGGCGGTGTCGGCGGCCGGGCAGGTCGCCACGGCCACCCACATCGGCGAGGTCTATCTGTTCGATTCCGCCCGCAACCGCTACTGA